Proteins found in one Kwoniella bestiolae CBS 10118 chromosome 1, complete sequence genomic segment:
- a CDS encoding 4-hydroxybenzoate polyprenyl transferase: protein MLLITVYRPFGQARNQITRKCWVRYVNNLKFQSIDPSFFLLTIAHRPHSSSGPQLTLPSRMIPSLARCSTARTIHRAFFNPSFASTSSISRPSIRQLTTTRPSLNTHIPSSPSQIAHKDASSPHPSVTSELIHPQTGGSETLPAPKSILDKLPGWAAPAKPYLALTRIDKPIGSLLLFWPCTWSITMASTVLHLPITTPLFYISLFGLGALIMRGAGCTINDMWDAKMDAKVDRTKSRPIAAGDVTQFQALSFLGLQLSAGLAVLTQLNWYSIVLGASSLSLVVLYPFMKRITYYPQVVFGMTFNWGVFLGWSAVAGVTDWTITAPMYLGGIAWGIAYDLIYAHQDKLDDVKAGVKSMALRFPDSSRTVISVLNTTFISMLTLTGHLAGMGPLYYLVSCGATAAHLAWQTITVNFDDRADCWRKFCSNGYITGGLVWLGIAAEYVQNVLMV from the exons ATGTTACTTATCACCGTCTACCGGCCGTTTGGTCAGGCACGAAACCAAATAACTCGTAAATGTTGGGTCAGATACGTGAACAATCTGAAATTTCAGTCTATCGATCcatctttcttcctcttgaccaTCGCTCATCGACCCCATAGTTCAAGTGGGCCACAGCTCACATTACCTTCCAGAATGATCCCCTCTCTCGCAAGGTGCTCAACCGCCCGAACAATCCACCGAGCattcttcaacccctccttcGCCTCTACTTCCTCTATCTCCCGACCCTCGATACGACAACTAACTACTACCCGGCCATCACTCAACACCCatatcccctcctctccttctcaaatAGCCCACAAAGATgcctcatcccctcatccctcagTTACCTCCGAACTCATTCATCCACAAACTGGTGGGTCAGAAACATTACCAGCTCCGAAAAGTATCTTAGATAAGTTGCCGGGATGGGCTGCACCTGCCAAGCCGTATCTCGCTCTGACGAGGATAGATAAGCCTATTGGAAGTTTATTGTTGTTTTGGCCATGTA CATGGTCAATAACCATGGCCTCTACCGTCCTCCACCTGCCCATCACCACACCCTTATTCTACATCAGCTTATTCGGGCTCGGAGCACTGATCATGAGGGGTGCGGGCTGTACGATCAACGACATGTGGGATGCCAAGATGGATGCGAAGGTTG ACCGAACGAAATCTAGACCGATAGCTGCTGGAGATGTCACGCAGTTCCAGGCATTATCGTTCTTGGGCTTACAACTTTCAGCTGGTCTGGCTGTGTTGACGCAGTTGAATTGGTACTC AATCGTTCTCGGTGCTTCATCGTTATCTCTGGTAGTGTTATATCCATTTATGAAACGTATAACATATTATCCTCAAGTTGTTTTCG GAATGACCTTCAACTGGGGTGTCTTCCTCGGTTGGTCAGCCGTAGCGGGCGTAACAGACTGGACAATCACCGCGCCAATGTATCTCGGTGGTATAGCTTGGGGTATAGCTTATGATTTGATATACGCTCATCAG GACAAGCTAGACGACGTCAAAGCAGGCGTGAAATCCATGGCCCTCCGCTTCCCCGACTCCTCCCGAACGGTAATCTCAGTCCTAAACACAACATTCATATCCATGTTGACCCTCACAGGACATCTGGCAGGAATGGGACCGCTCTATTACCTGGTCTCGTGCGGAGCTACGGCTGCTCATTTGGCTTGGCAGACTATTACGGTGAATTTCGATGATAGGGCGGATTGTTGGAGGAAGTTCTGCTCTAATGGGTATATCACGGGGGGGTTGGTTTGGTTGGGGATTGCTGCGGAGTATGTACAGAATGTTTTGATGGTTTAG